The nucleotide sequence GCTATCGGCTCGACATTAGCATAATCAACATCCCCTACTAACTTAGCTTTACCGTCGCGTTCAATGCGGTTAATACCAACATCAATTACCGTCGCACCTGGTTTTACCCAATCAGCTTGGACAAACTCAGCAATACCAACAGCAGCAATAATAATATCAGCTTGGCGACACACTGCGCCAAGATCTTGGGTTCGAGAATGGGCAATAGTAACGGTACAATTCTCTTGCAATAATAGAAGAGCGACTGGCTTACCTACAATATTAGAGCGACCGATAACAACCGCATTTTTGCCACTTAAGTTATCGCCTAGGGCTTTTTTAGCAAGGATAATACACCCCTGTGGTGTACACGGAACTAATGCACCAGGTTCACCATTAACAAGTCGACCTGAATTCATCGCATGAAAACCATCAACATCCTTTTCAGGAGCAATTTTAGCGATAACAGTCGTTTCGTTGATGTGTTTAGGTAAAGGTAATTGTACAAGAATGCCGTGCACTGAATCATCATTATTCAATTCATCTAATACGTTCAGCAATTTTTGTTCTGTTGTTTCTGCTGACAATTTGATTTCATTTGAAATCATGCCAACTTCTCGCGTTTGCTTTACTTTATTACGCACGTAAACCTGACTCGCAGGGTCTTCTCCAACAAGAACAACGGTAAGTCCTGGGGTGATATTTTTTTCGTCTTGTAATTGTTTTACTTGTGCAGCGAGCTCAACTCTTAGGTCGGCAGCAGCTTGCTTTCCATCAATAATCATTTTTATTCTCTAACTCTATTGCTATATAAATTTTTAATCATTTAAAAAGAGAAAGTATGCCATTAATTGCACCTAGTTTCTGTGCTTAATTTCACATTTTTTTAACTAAATATGGAAAGTTGGTGGTTTAAGCGAATAAATTTAAAATTTCTTACCTAAAAGAAAATCTTTAAACATCACCCAATCACCAATAAATGAATATAGAGGGTATTGAAATGTGGCAGGTCTATTTTTTTCATAAACAAAGTGGCCAACCCAAGCAAAGCCATAGCCGATAACAAGAGGTAACCACAACATCTTTAATTGGCCGCTAAAAATGGCATAAAGCAAAATCACTAATGCTGTGGTTGAACCAAGATAATGCAACAAACGACAAGTAGGATCTTGATGCTGGCTTAAATAAAACGGATAAAATTCCGCAAAACTGTTATATCGTTTGGTGGTCACGCATAGTCCTTATTGTAAAATCGTTTAAGTTTATTCCGTTAACTTAAGCTTATTGCTTCCGATAATGGATCATCAGTGGTCCTGTTACATTACCAACTGTCACTTCTTTTACTGGTGTGTAGTCACACTCACTAAAGAACTCTTTATACTTTTCTGTGGTTACGTACACAGCCACACCTTCACTGTCTTGGTGGTCCTCTAAGACAGTATTTACCGCAGCCACTAGATAATGACCAAAACCATGATGCTGGTGCAAAGGGTGAATCGCAATAAATGACAGCATATGAAAGCGCTGCATTGGCACTGCCGCTAAAATTTGCTCTTCTTTTTGGATCATTTGTTTAGTGCTTACAAAACCGGCTCCTAGCATCATTTTCAAGCGCCAATGCCAAAATCTATCGGAGCCAAAACCTGCATCAGGGCCATTTAAACATGCAACCCCCACTAATGCCTCGCCCATATAAAGCCCTAAAATCGGCTGCTTTGCTTGCCAAAATGCCGCAAGCTCTTCGCGAATAGATGCTCTAAGTTTTTGTTCGTAGTCACCGCTGCCATTACTGAATATATCAACAAATACAGGGTCGTCATGATAGGCTTGATACAATAAAGATGCTGCCAGCTTTAATTCTGGCGCAGTTAAATAGGCTGCTCTTATTTCGTTTTCTGTAAGAACTTGAACATCATTCATATATCACCACTCGCTTATAATTCTTTTGTTTGATTGCGTTGTCGATTACGAAACTTTTATTATTTGTTAGGTCTAGCTTAGTGCTAAGTTTTATTGTTAGTTTTTATTTTGATTACTAATTTCTTTAGATCAATTTTTTATTATTACTCGCATTTGAATCGGTATTGATTTGAAAAAAGCCTAGATAAGTTAGCTTTTTATTCTTAATACTTTTCGACAACGGATTATCACCATAACAAGATTTTAACAAACTGGTCAAATTTGAATCATTTTTAAATAACAACAGCATCTTCAATATAGGCGAATTAGGTTTTGACGAGAATAAAACCTTAGCAACAAAAAAACACGATGCAAGCATGAAACAGCTAGCATCGTGTTTTATAAAGCAATATAAGGTAAGTCCGATAGAGGCGAGGATCTAATGCCGCTATTGCTACAACTATTAATTAGTTATATCTACTTATAGCTGCTGAAGTGCAGTATCACCCCAGCTAGTTAACACACCATCTTTAAATAATAACGGTGTGCATTCATCTTTAGTTGTCATACCGTCTGAATGTTTTCGCATTGTGCGGTAGAATAGAACTTGAATCGTTTCGCCTTCCTTAGTGTAAGTTTCGTTAAAATCTGGAACACCAAATTGGTTTTTTACTTTATCAATCGGCGTATTTAGCGTTAAGTTAGCGATCTGAGAACGATTATCGCGTTCGCGGTCTTCGTGATCTACAGATGAGTTGTATTTACCATCACCATCGGCAACGATGATACAACCTGTTAATCCTAAAGTAAGTGGTGCAAGTAACAGTAACGTAGCTAAAGATTTTTTCATAATTTCCCTCTTGGATATTTTTTTTGTATTACGTTTCTAAAATTAAACTCAATAATCTAGTTTTATAAGAATGTTTTAAACTAAATTACCTAAGTTACTTAAGTTATCTATTAAGCAAATCGCTTGCCAATTTTTTAAGCTGTTGTTTTTACAGGAATTAACAAATAACTGTAAATTAAAATGATGACAAGGTTAGCCATTTTCGCTACTATTTAAGCAAATTAACACACAAAAATTTAACAACTTAATAATGATAATTAGTGCCGAAATTTACCGAATAGCCACACGCCTTTCTAATGAAGGCAAAACACCTAGTGTCGCTTTAATCAAAGCAAACCTTGGTCAAACTTTACCACTTGCACAAGTAATAAAAGGATTACAGAATTGGCAAAGTAATCCAGAGTTAGGCAATGTAGAAGCGAAAGAGAAAGCGGAGCCTCTTAAAGAATCGGACATAGACAATGATCTAGCAACAGCAATTGAAAATGCAACTAGACCACTTGTGCAACGAATTGAACAATTAGAAGCAAAATTGGAAACAATAGAACGCCAACTGTCAAACAAATAGGGCCTATTAATCGTTAACCCAAATAATCGCTAGTCCCAATATTAGTTAATCCAAGCTCAGTAGCTGAAAAAACTCGCTAAGATTATTGGCGAGTTTTTTATTCGGCTCACATCCTACCGGCTCAGCCCATACTTCACCGCTTTGGTTATGTATGACAAGATTAATTTCTTCTGCGTCAGTTACTGCGAAAAATACTGTTAACTCTTGTTTCAGTCTGCGCTTCATCAATACATGACCAATAAGGTTTTGTTGTAAACGCTCAAAATCATCTTTATTCCAAGCAAACAACAGCTCTAGCTTCCCTTCGCTGCAGCTTGCAGGTATTGACTCAGAGTATATTTGTGAGAAATAGGTTTTGATATCCGGATGCAATTCAACTTCAAGTGCCTTTTCAACATTATCGAAAGAAACGTTTACGTCCATTGCAACAGGTTGCCACTGAATATTACCTTCTTTGTCGGCTTCGCCTGTTTCGCAAGGGGAAATCCAATCACTATCCTGCTCTACCATTGGTAAATGCTGATGCTGCTGTTTAAAGTGGTTGATATAAGATTGACTAAATGTAGAAATTATCTCGGCTAAGCTGTTGTTATTCATGGTCATACGTTAAAATAAAAGCAATGTAACGCCATTATAGCGATTAGTTGAAATGAATGACACCATTTCACACAGCCACTTAACGACAACGAATTTTATAGTATAAATTTATGAGCCTATATCAAAATGCCGACGAACTAAAAACTTTAGTGCTAGGTAAAACCACAGATTACAAAAGTGAATATGCACCGGAGTTATTACAAGGGGTGCCTAGAGCGTTAAATAGAGAAGACTTAGATCTAGATGGCGAGCTACCTTTTTATGGCGAAGATGTTTGGTATGGTTACGAATTATCTTGGCTAGAGCCAGGTGGTAAACCTAAAGTTGCTGTAGCTGAATTTCGTTTTTCCTGTAATAGCGTTAACTTGGTAGAGTCAAAGTCTTTCAAGCTTTACCTCAACAGTCTTAATCAATCTAGATTTGCTGATAGCGCTGCCGTTGAAAAGACTTTAACCGAAGATTTAACTAAAGTTGCACAAGGTGATGTCACGGTAACGCTTTTTGATGTTGATGACTGCCCTCCTCTTGCTATATCCGCTATAGACGCAGTCAAAATTGATGATATTGATTTGACCATTGATGGGTTTGAATTTGATCGGGAGATATTAAAAACCGCTTGTGCAGACACCTCAGATATTGTCGAAGAAAAGCTGGTCAGTCATTTGTTAAAGTCTAATTGTTTGATCACCAACCAACCTGATTGGGGAAGTGTGTATATCAGCTATAAAGGCCCTGCCATTAACCATAAAGTGTTACTTAGCTATATCATTTCATTTCGAATGCACAATGAATTTCATGAACAATGTGTCGAGCGTATCTATACCGACATAATGGAGTTTTGTCAGTGCCAATCCCTTACTGTTTTTGCCCGTTATACTCGCCGTGGAGGATTGGACATTAACCCTTATAGAAGCAGTGAAAACAACACCGCGCCGAGAAATAGAACGCTTCGTCAATAACAGTGTTTTAATCGAGTTAACAAGCTTAAGTATTGCCTTGATTAGATTCTTGCAACATCTGTTTACGTTTTAACGTCTAGCTACGCTTCTCAAACATTGAGAAATACACTAGACTTAAAAATAGTCCTAATAGCTTATATATTTTTCGTTAAGCTCTTATTTAATAAGAACAAATTTTGAACAAACGAAGAACAAATGAGAATAATAATTTTCATCTCAATCGTTAATATTAGGTTTATTAAAGCGGCACATTCATTTTGTATGAAGCGTTTTTTCAAAAACGTATAACAATCTCAAGGGTGTCGCCATTAAAGGTGTGCTATGCAAATAGAAATTAACCCGGTTGGTAATATGTGTTTATTATCACCCCTAGAAGTTGATCAATTACAACATTCGGCCAATTCACAACTCTATCAGTTGTATCGCAACTGTTCTCTTGCCGTGCTTAATGTTGGCAGCGATACAGATGATGCTGAAGCAATATACGCCGCCTATAAAGATTTTGATATTCAGGTATTAAAGCGAGAGCGCGGGGTGAAACTGCGATTGATAAACCCTCCATCTCATGCATTTGTTGATGATAAGCTCATTGTCGGTATCAAGGAGCAACTTTCTGCAGTACTGCGCGATATATTGTTTATAAACTCTCGCTATCTATGTACGCCACCGCCAAGGCCAACAAATTTAATCACTCATATGGTATTTGATATCATCCGCAATGCTGATGCCATCAAGCTCGATAGCACACCAGCTATTATCACCTGTTGGGGAGGCCACTCGATTAACGAGGAAGAATATAAATATACTAAAGAAGTTGGTTATCAATTAGGTTTACGTGGTATCAACATCTGTACAGGTTGTGGACCGGGAGCGATGAAAGGGCCAATGAAAGGGGCTACATTTGGTCATGCTAAGCAACGAAATTATGCAGGCAGATACATCGGTCTAACAGAGCCTAGTATTATTGCCGCAGAGCCACCAAATACTATCGTCAATGAACTAGTGATAATGCCTGATATCGAAAAACGTTTAGAAGCGTTCGTGAGAATGAGTCATGGCTTGATAATTTTTCCTGGTGGCGCAGGAACAGCAGAAGAACTATTGTATATTTTGGGCATATTATTACACCCGGAAAACAAGCTGCAAAAGTTGCCAATTATCTTAACTGGACCAGCTTCTGCTAAAGCTTATTTTGAACAACTTGATGAATTTATTGGCAATATATTGGGTCCTCAAGCACAGCAACTCTATTCCATTGTGATTGAAGATGCTGTCGATGCAGCAAAGTATTTAAGTGAACAAATAGACGGGGTGATTAATTACCGCAAAGCAGTTGGTGATTCATATCATTACAATTGGACTATTGAAATTGAACAACAATTTCAGCGACCTTTTGAACCGACCCATGAAAATATGGCTAGCCTTTCGTTAACGCCAGACCTTCCCGTTAATGAACTGGCGGCGAATTTAAGAAAAGTATTTTCCGGTATTGTTGCCGGTAATGTGAAACCAGAATGGGTACAATCTGTTCGAGAAAACGGTCCTTATCAAATCACAGGCGATAAAGAAATTATGACACACATGGATAACCTGCTATCATCCTTTGTCAAACAACAAAGAATGAAATTACAGGGCGAATATACGCCTTGTTATCAAATAGCGGCTAAATAACAATAACATGCAAGCTCACTTAGTACTTATCGATGCAATGAACTTAATCCGCAGGATTTATGCGGTACAAGAGCGCCCTTTTTTAGGCCTGGGTGAGTTATCTGATAATACCAAACAACAAATCGTTCATAATACTAAGCAAGCGACCGCTAAGGCACTGCAAAAAATTATTAATGAACATCAACCAACACATGCATTGGCAGTTTTTGACTGCCACGGTAAGTGTTGGCGTTATAAGCTTTTTCCTGATTATAAAAAAGGGCGAAAGAAAATGCCTGAGCATCTAGCGTTATCTTTGCCTGATATTCAAGATAGCTTCTTAGAAAAAGGCGTCGACTCATTAGAGTCAGAGCAAGATGAAGCGGATGACTTGATCGCAACGCTAGCGGTTAAAATGGCATTGCGAGATCAAAAGACGACCATTATCTCTACCGACAAAGGGTTTTTACCGTTATTGGGTAATCATATCCA is from Thalassotalea crassostreae and encodes:
- the folD gene encoding bifunctional methylenetetrahydrofolate dehydrogenase/methenyltetrahydrofolate cyclohydrolase FolD, producing MIIDGKQAAADLRVELAAQVKQLQDEKNITPGLTVVLVGEDPASQVYVRNKVKQTREVGMISNEIKLSAETTEQKLLNVLDELNNDDSVHGILVQLPLPKHINETTVIAKIAPEKDVDGFHAMNSGRLVNGEPGALVPCTPQGCIILAKKALGDNLSGKNAVVIGRSNIVGKPVALLLLQENCTVTIAHSRTQDLGAVCRQADIIIAAVGIAEFVQADWVKPGATVIDVGINRIERDGKAKLVGDVDYANVEPIAGAITPVPGGVGPMTIACLLKNTVEAARNAS
- a CDS encoding DUF962 domain-containing protein, with translation MTTKRYNSFAEFYPFYLSQHQDPTCRLLHYLGSTTALVILLYAIFSGQLKMLWLPLVIGYGFAWVGHFVYEKNRPATFQYPLYSFIGDWVMFKDFLLGKKF
- a CDS encoding GCN5 family acetyltransferase, which produces MNDVQVLTENEIRAAYLTAPELKLAASLLYQAYHDDPVFVDIFSNGSGDYEQKLRASIREELAAFWQAKQPILGLYMGEALVGVACLNGPDAGFGSDRFWHWRLKMMLGAGFVSTKQMIQKEEQILAAVPMQRFHMLSFIAIHPLHQHHGFGHYLVAAVNTVLEDHQDSEGVAVYVTTEKYKEFFSECDYTPVKEVTVGNVTGPLMIHYRKQ
- a CDS encoding DUF3192 domain-containing protein, yielding MKKSLATLLLLAPLTLGLTGCIIVADGDGKYNSSVDHEDRERDNRSQIANLTLNTPIDKVKNQFGVPDFNETYTKEGETIQVLFYRTMRKHSDGMTTKDECTPLLFKDGVLTSWGDTALQQL
- the syd gene encoding SecY-interacting protein, whose protein sequence is MNNNSLAEIISTFSQSYINHFKQQHQHLPMVEQDSDWISPCETGEADKEGNIQWQPVAMDVNVSFDNVEKALEVELHPDIKTYFSQIYSESIPASCSEGKLELLFAWNKDDFERLQQNLIGHVLMKRRLKQELTVFFAVTDAEEINLVIHNQSGEVWAEPVGCEPNKKLANNLSEFFQLLSLD
- the queF gene encoding NADPH-dependent 7-cyano-7-deazaguanine reductase QueF (Catalyzes the NADPH-dependent reduction of 7-cyano-7-deazaguanine (preQ0) to 7-aminomethyl-7-deazaguanine (preQ1) in queuosine biosynthesis); this encodes MSLYQNADELKTLVLGKTTDYKSEYAPELLQGVPRALNREDLDLDGELPFYGEDVWYGYELSWLEPGGKPKVAVAEFRFSCNSVNLVESKSFKLYLNSLNQSRFADSAAVEKTLTEDLTKVAQGDVTVTLFDVDDCPPLAISAIDAVKIDDIDLTIDGFEFDREILKTACADTSDIVEEKLVSHLLKSNCLITNQPDWGSVYISYKGPAINHKVLLSYIISFRMHNEFHEQCVERIYTDIMEFCQCQSLTVFARYTRRGGLDINPYRSSENNTAPRNRTLRQ
- the ppnN gene encoding nucleotide 5'-monophosphate nucleosidase PpnN; translation: MQIEINPVGNMCLLSPLEVDQLQHSANSQLYQLYRNCSLAVLNVGSDTDDAEAIYAAYKDFDIQVLKRERGVKLRLINPPSHAFVDDKLIVGIKEQLSAVLRDILFINSRYLCTPPPRPTNLITHMVFDIIRNADAIKLDSTPAIITCWGGHSINEEEYKYTKEVGYQLGLRGINICTGCGPGAMKGPMKGATFGHAKQRNYAGRYIGLTEPSIIAAEPPNTIVNELVIMPDIEKRLEAFVRMSHGLIIFPGGAGTAEELLYILGILLHPENKLQKLPIILTGPASAKAYFEQLDEFIGNILGPQAQQLYSIVIEDAVDAAKYLSEQIDGVINYRKAVGDSYHYNWTIEIEQQFQRPFEPTHENMASLSLTPDLPVNELAANLRKVFSGIVAGNVKPEWVQSVRENGPYQITGDKEIMTHMDNLLSSFVKQQRMKLQGEYTPCYQIAAK
- the xni gene encoding flap endonuclease Xni, whose protein sequence is MQAHLVLIDAMNLIRRIYAVQERPFLGLGELSDNTKQQIVHNTKQATAKALQKIINEHQPTHALAVFDCHGKCWRYKLFPDYKKGRKKMPEHLALSLPDIQDSFLEKGVDSLESEQDEADDLIATLAVKMALRDQKTTIISTDKGFLPLLGNHIHVYDYFNKRYFDQAYVLDKFSVNTDQLIDYWALTGDTTNKIPGVAGIGPVTATELLKEHGSVAAILAADNLKRTVANKMKDAEMQTKLAQQLLTLKQDIPLGFNLKDIRLHLEAENT